The Bradyrhizobium oligotrophicum S58 genome contains the following window.
GAGGGCGAGCTCGAAGAGGTCGTGCGCATCCTCGTGCAGAACAAATGGCCGTGGCGGCTGCACGCCACCTACGACGAGACCATCTCGCGCGCGCTCGACGTGTTCGAGAAGGTCAACCAGGACATGCCGCTCGACGGTATCAACTGGTTCTTCGACCATGCCGAGACCATCTCGGACCAGTCGATCGACCGGATCGCAGCGTTGGGTGGCGGTATCGCCGTGCAGCACCGCATGGCCTATCAGGGCGAATATTTCGTCGAGCGCTACGGTTTTGGCGCGGCGGAAGCGACGCCGCCGGTGAAGAAGATCCTCGACAAGGGCGTCAAGGTCTCCGCCGGCACCGACGCGACCCGCGTCGCCTCCTACAATCCCTGGGTTTCGCTGTCGTGGCTCGTCACCGGCCGCACCGTCGGCGGCCTCAGGCTCACGCCCCAGCGCAACTGCCTCGACCGCGAGACGGCGCTGCGGATGTGGACCGAGAACGTCACCTGGTTCTCCAACGAAGAAGGCAAGAAGGGCCGCATCGAGGTCGGTCAGTTCGCCGACCTGATCGTGCCGGATCGTGATTTCTTCTCATGTGCGGAGGCCGAGATCGCCGACATCAGCAGCGACCTCACCATGGTCGGCGGCCGCATCGTCTATGCCGCCTCCGACTTCAAGCCGCTGGATGACGCCGCGCCGCCGCCTGCGATGCCAGAGTGGTCTCCGGTGCGCCGCTTCGGCGGCTACGGCGCCTGGCTGAAGAAGGACGATAATGGCGCGGTGCGCACGCAGGCGATGCAGATGTGCGGCTGCGCCAATGCATGCGGCATGCACGGCCACGATCACGCGCGGTCATGGTCCTCCAGCCTGCCGGTCTCCGACCTCAAGAGCTTCTGGGGCGCGCTCGGCTGCGCCTGCTGGGCGGTCTGAGATGGCGGTTCTGTCGGAGACGCCGAGGCCGATCGCTGCGATTCTCGATTGGCCCTGGCTATGGCCGTTGGCGCGCCTCGCGCTGGTGTCGGCCTATCTGATCGGCGGCGTCCAGAAGCTCACGGACTTCCAGGGCGCGATCGCCGAGCAGGCCCATTTCGGCCTGCAGCCGGCGGCGCTGTGGGCGGTGGCCGCGATTGCGGTCGAGCTGATCGGCTCGGTGCTCATCATGGTCAATCGTCTCGTCTGGCTCGGCGCCGGCGCGCTTGGCGTGCTCACATTGGTGGCGATGCTCACCGCCAACGACTTCTGGCACATGACAGGCCATGACCGCTTCATGGCGCTCAACGCCTTCTTCGAGCATCTCGGCCTGATCGCAGGCCTGGTGCTCGTCTCCATCCTGTCCTGGCGCGCGCGCCGCGCCTGATCTGCGTCTACTCACTCGAGGTCGTCATGATTCGTTCCCGTCATCTGCTCGGCGCGTTGGTTGCAACCACGCTGCTCGCCGCTCCCGCGCTCGCCAAAGACACCGTGAAGCTGATCGGCGTCGGCGCGCAATACGACACCACCCATGTCTATGTCGCGCCCGATGACGTCGAAAAATTCGCGGCCAGCTTCCTCGCCACCTTCGGCGGCCAGAGCACCAAGCAGGTCGTTGCGACCGTCACGCCGACACCGAGCAGCACGACCTCGCAGCTGTTGCAAACGCCGGTCGGCACGGTGTCGCTGTTCGGATTCAAGACGGGAATCCCTTATCCGTTCGGCGCCGAGCGCACCGGTTATCTCGTCACTGACTTGGACCAGGCGATCAAGGCGGCCAAGGCCGCCGGCGCAGATGTTGTGGTGGCGCCGTTTCCCGATCCGATCGGCCGCGATGCCGTCATCCAATGGCCCGGCGGCGTCAACATGCAGCTGTATTGGCACACGACCAAGCCGTCCTATGCTGCGTACGAGGCCGTCCCGGACAATCGCGTCTATGTCTCGCCCGATCGCGCCGAGGCTTTCACGCGCGCCTTCCTGCGCTTCTCCAGGGGCAAGGTCATCTCTGATGACACCAAGGCGCCGGGCGTCGAGATCGGCCGTCCCAACGATCGCTATCGGCGCATCCGCATCGAGTCCGTGTTCGGCCGCATGACGGTGCTCGTCACCGACGGCCATCTGCCTTATCCGTTCGGCCGTGAGATGGCCGGCTACGAGGTCACCGATCTCAAGGCGACGCTGGACAAGGCGAAAGGGACCGGCGCTACTGTGCTGGTCGAGCCGTTCACCTCGGACAAGCGCGAGCAGGCTTTGGTGCAGTTTCCCGGCGGCTATGTCGCGGAGATTCATGCTGTCGTGAAGTAGGAGGCATTGGCGAGATGCCGGCGAAGTTGCAGACGGTGCGGACTCTGACGACGATGGCGGTCGCGGGCGTGTTGCTCGCTGCGCCAGGCGCCGCCAATTCGGCTGTTGCCGAGGATAATGCCGGACGCCCGGCGATCCGCACCAATCGCTGGCAGGAGGACTGGTCCGTGCTGGCCAATCCCGCGCTGCGCACGGCGCCGTTCGACCCGATCAAATACGTCCCGCTGCAGCCGGGTTCGCCGCAGAGCTATATCTCGTTCGGCATGACCCTGCGCGAGCGGTTCGAGAGCCTGGACGCGGCGAGTTTCGGCATCGGCGGGACAAAGCCCGATCAGCACCTGCTGCAACGGCTGCAGATCCACGCCGACGCGCATCTCAACGAGCACTGGCAGCTGTTCGTCCAGCTCGAGGATGACCGTGCATTCGGCAAGGCCAATGTCACGCCGGTCGACCAGGACCCGCTCGATCTCCGGCTCGCCTTCCTCGCCTATGTCGATACGACGGAGAAGGGCACGTTCAAGGCGCGTGTCGGGCGGCAGGATTTCGACTTCGACCTGCAGCGCTTCGTCTCGTCGCGCGATGGTCCGAACGTGCGCCAGTCCTTCGACGCGCTGTGGGGCGATTGGGAGAGCGGGCCATGGCGCTTCATCGGTTTCGTCAGCCAGCCGGTCCAGTACAATCTGCTGCGTCCGTTCGACGACACCTCGAACGGGCATCTCCTGTTTCACACCTTCCGCGTCGAACACCAGGTGCTCGGCACCAATGAGCTGTCGTCGTATTATTCCTATTATCAGCGCGACAATGCGCGCTTCCTCGATGCCGCCGGCACCGAGCAGCGCCACGTGCTCGATATCCGCTTCGCCGGCAAGCTCGCCGGCTTCGACTGGGACCTCGAGGCGATGGGGCAGGCGGGCTCGGTGGGCGCGAAGCAGATCCGCGCCTGGGGCGCAGGCGCGCGCACCGGCTACACGTTTGCCGATGTCGCCGGGCAGCCACGGATCGGCCTTCAGCTCGACGGCGCCTCCGGTGACCGCAATCCCGGCGACGGCCGGATCGAGACCTTCAATCCACTGTTCCCGAACGGCTATTACTTCACGCTCGCCGGCTTCACCGGCTACACCAACCTGATCCATCTCAAGCCGTCGCTGACGATAAAGCCGGCCGCCGATCTCTCGTTGATGGCTGCGATAGGCCTGCAGTGGCGTGCGACCACGGCCGACGCGATCTACGTTCAGCCCAACGTCGCGGTGGCCGGTACGGCCGGGCAGGGCAGCCCATGGTCGGGCGCCTATGCGCAGCTACGCGCCGACTACCGCTTCGACGCCAATCTCACCGGCGCGCTGGAGGCCGTGCACTACAAGATCGGTGATACGCTGCGCCGTGCCGGCGGGCATGACAGCGACTACATCGGCATCGAGCTGAAATACGCGCTCTGAACAACGAAGGCAGGCCTATGTCACAGTTCGAATCCCGCAACGTCGTGCCGCTGCTGCTCAGCGTCAACGCCGGCTATGTCGACACCGCCGGCTTCCTGGCCTTGCAGGGCCTGTTCACCGCGCATGTCACCGGCAACTTCGTCACGCTGGGTGCGGCGCTGGCGCTCGGCACCTCGGGCGCCGTGGCGAAGCTGCTGGCGTTGCCGGTGTTCTGCGTGGTGGTGATCGCGACGCGGCTGACCGGCTCCCTGCTGTCGCGGCGGTGGTCGCGGGCGTTCGAGATCCTGATCGGCGTCAAGCTCGTGCTGCTCATCCTCGGCGCCGTGCTCGCGATCCATTTCGGCCCGTTCCACAATGGCGACAGCCACGAGGCGATCGTCACCGGCATGGTACTGGTTGCGGCGATGGCGATCCAGAATGCCGTGCATCGGATCCATCTGCCGACCGCGCCGCCGTCGACCCTGATGACCGGGACCACGACGCAGGTGATGATCGATGTCGCCGATCGGATCTACGTCGCCGACAAGAACCAGGCGCCGCCGCCGGCGCGTCTGGCGCAGATGGCGGTCAATGTGCTGGCCTTCGCGCTCGGCTGCGGCGCCGCCGCCCTGCTGTTCACGCGGCTGGGGAGCTGGTGCTTCGTCGTCCCTCCGATCGTCGCCGCGCTGGCGCTGGCCGTGCGACTCGCCGGGCCGGTACCGGCACGCTGAGTCCTGGCGCGCCGCTTCCACGAGCGCGCTGTCATTCCGCGGCATTCGCGCGCAAAATGGCGCAGCCATTTTGGAGCAGCGCGAATGAGCCCGGAATCCATACCCACAGGCCGACAATGTTTGATGAAAGCCGCAGTGGGCGAGCATCACGAACATCACCAACGGTCGTGGTCATGGATTCCGGGCTCGCGCGGTCGCGCGCCCCGGAATGACGGCGGAGAGAGCGCGTAGCCCGGGTGAGCGCAGCGACACCCGGGGGGACCGTCCCGCATGTCGCTTCGCTCATGCGGGCTACGATGTCCCAGGCAAGCCGCCTCAAACCGCCTCGTCCGCGATGCCGTTGCGCAGCAGTCCGATCCTGTCGATCTCGACCTCGACGACGTCGCCGGCTTTCATCCACAGCGGGGGCGTGCGGCGCGAGCCGACGCCGCCGGGCGTGCCCGTGGCGATGACGTCGCCGGGCTCGAGCCGGGTGAACGAGGAGCAGTATTCGATCTGGCGCGGGATATCGAAGATCATCTGATTGATCGTCGCGTCCTGCACCACCTCGCCATTGAGCCGCGTCTGCAGTCGCAACGATCCGAGATCGTCGATCTCGTCCGGCGTGACCAGCCACGGGCCGAACGCGCCCGTTGCCGGAAAATTCTTGCCGGGCGTGAACTGATGGGTGTGGCGCTGGAAGTCGCGCACGCTGCCTTCGTTGTAACAGGCGTAGCCGGCGATGTGCTGCCATGCGTCGCTGCGCGGGATGTAGCGGCCGGGCTTGCCGATGACGATGGCGAGCTCGCCCTCGAAGTCGAGATCGGTCGAAACGCGCGGGCGTATGATGTTGGTGAGATGCCCGGTCTGGCTGTTGGCGAAGCGGCCGAACACGGTGGGGTTCTCGACCTCGGAGCGGCCGGTCTCCTTGCGGTGGGTCTCGTAGTTCAGACCGATGCAGAGGATCTTGTCCGGATTCGGAATGACCGGGAGGAAGGTGATTGCGGACAGCGGGTGCCGCTTGGCGCCGGCTGCCGCGGCAGCCGCCTCCTTCAGCGCATCGGCTGCGATCGCCGACTTCAGGTCCGGGAAGCGGTCGCGCAGGATGGCGCCGAGATCGGCGATCTCAGTGCCCTCGACCAGTCCCCAGGACGGCGTGTCGTTGATGGCGAAGCTTGCAAATTTCATCTGGTGTCCTCAGGTCGAGACCGCCGCTACGGCGGAGGGGGAAGCCGGTTCTTGCGCTGCCCTCGCGAAGCGCGCGATGGTGCGCTCCGGGTAGATCAGCGCAAACGCGGAGATGGCGCCGACGATCAGCACGCCGGCGGTGAAGGTCATGGCGTGGGCGTAGCCGAGCGGCACGTTGCTGCCGGCCTCACCGACGATCCAGCCGGTGAGCGCGTTCGAGACCAGCGCCGACGCGGCGTTGCCGGAATAGATCACGACGATCAGCCGGCCGCGCTGCACGGCCGGCGCGATCGCGCCGAGCGCGACCGGGCCGAAGATCGTGGTGAGGCTCGGTGCGGCGAAGGCGATGGCGATACAGGCGAGCTGCAGGGGGCCTGATGTGACGATGCTCAAGAGCAGCGCGCAGCCGGCGGCGAGCAGCGCGTAGCCCGAGGCGTGGCCGAGGCAGGCACGCAGGCTGTAACCCTTGCGCTGCAGAGCTTGCGTCAGCCAGGAGCCGCCGAGCAGCAGCGGCGACTGGAACAGATAGATCCCTGAGATGATCCAGCCGACATCGACCTGCTTGTAGCCGAGCCCGAGCTGCAGATATGGCGGCAGCCAGGTCGCGGACATGCCGACGATCCAGTACGACGCGGTCGACATGATGATGACGCCGATCACGGTCGGATCGCCCCACAGCACGCGCGCGGGCAGCGCCTTGTCTTTCGCCACCGCAGCTTCCGGCGCATGCGCCGCGGAGTAAGGGCCTTCGCCGCCGACGAAGAACCAGCCGAGCATCCAGGCAAGGCCGAGCAGGCCGCAGAACAGGAAGCCGGTGCGCCAGCCATAATTGACGATGACATAGGTCAGGATCGGGCCGCCGGCGAGGAGACCGACGCTGATGCCCTGCAGCACCACGGCGCTCGGCACGCTGCGCCGGTCGGCGGGAAACCAGTTGTAGCAGGCGTGCAGGGCGGTCGGCAGTCCCGGGCCTTCGCCCGCGCCGAGGATGATACGGCAGATCACCAGCACCGCGATCGAGCCGGAGAAGAAGATCGGGATCTGCGTCGCCGACCAGACGCCGGCCATGATCAAGAGCAGCCATTTCACCGGGAAGCGGCCGACCACGAACATGCCGACCGCCATGCCGGAGAGCGAGAACAAGAGAAAGAAGCTGCTGCCGACCAGGCCGAATTCCTTCGGGCTCAAGCCCAGCTCCTTCATCATCGGCACGGCCGACAGGCCGAACACCAGCTTGTCGAAGAAGTTCAGCGTCTGGAACAGGAACAGCATGATCAGGACAGCGATCGCGCGCCCTCCCACGGTGCTTCTGGCTGTGTCCGATGATGGCGTCATGGCGTTTCCCCGTTTGATAGTCTTGTTTTGATTAGTGCAGTCGTTCGTTCAGTTCTCTCAGCAGCGCGGCGAGCTCCGGCGCGTCCCTGGCGACGCCGTAGACGTAGTGGTCGGGACGCACCAGCGCGGCGCTGCAGCCGTGGCGCTCGAACCAGCGTGCGACGACGGCGCTTTCCTCCTGCAAGCCGTTGCCATCGATGGTGATGGTGTTGATGCCGGCATCGCGCGTCGCCGCATCGATCGCGCTCGTGTTCAGCGTGCTCCGTCCATCGAGGATCAGCCGCCACCCGGTGCCGGCGACGCTGTCGAGCAGCACCCGGTCGCCGTCGCGCAGAATCCAGGGCTGCGGAAACAGCGTGCCGTTGGCCGCGTTTGGTCTTGTCGCCAGCAGGCCCTGCGTCAGCGGCGGCACGATTTCCTGCCGGGTGATGGTGCGCGGCGCACCGCCGCCTTCGGCGAGAATCCGGGCATCGCGCGCCGCGGCGGCCTCCGGATCCTGTTCGCAGATCACGCGGCCGATCGCCTTGATGCGCGCGGTCAGCTCGCGCACATGAGTGCTGCGCTCGATCTCGTAGCTGTCGAGCAGCGCCGCGCTCGATTGTCCACGCAGCACGCGGCCGAGCTTCCAGCACAGATTGGCAGCGTCGCGCAGGCCCTGGCACATGCCCTGGCCGACGAACGGCGGCTGTTGGTGGGCGGCGTCGCCGGCGAGCAGCACGCGGCCCTGGCGCCACCGGCTCGCGACCAGCGCATGGAAGCGATAGCTCGCCGCGCGCCATAGCTTTCCATCGTCAGGCGTGAGCCACGGCGAGAGCAGCTGCCAGACCTGCTCCGGCTGCTCCATCGCGTGACGATCTTCGCCGGGGCGCAGCATGATCTCGAAGCGACGATGATTGCCGGGCCCGATGATGTAGGTGGTCGGTCGCGCCGGATTGCAGAACTGGGCTGCGGTCGCCGGCAGCTTGCCGACACCAGCGTCGTTGATGAGGAGGTCGACGACGAGCCATGGCTCGTCGAAGTCGAGATCGTCGAAGCTGATGCCGAGCTTCTGGCGTACCGTGCTGGAGGCGCCGTCACACGCGATCACGTAGTTCGCCGTCACCTCGTGCGTCGCGCCGTCTGCCGCCTGCAGGATAACGGTTGCGACTTTCGCATCCTGACGGATGCCGACCAGCGTCGTGCCGAGTTCGACCGTCACGGAGGGGAAGCTGTCGACGCGGTCGCGCATCACCTGCTCGACCGGCGGCTGCGTGAACACCATGCTCGGTGTGTAGCCGAGCGGGTAGGGCTCGCCGACCATGTCGATGCGCCGGATCAACTGCCCTTGCGCGCCAAAGTGCTCGGAAGGAGGAAACGGCGCGACGTGGCGGCTGACCTGTTCGGCAATGCCGAGATTGTCGAACAGCCGCATGATCTCGTGATCGAGCGCGATCGCGCGCGGCTTGTCGTAGATGTCGACGGCGCGATCGATCGCGAGCGTAGTGATGCCCTGCGTGCCGAGCAGGCTCGCCGCGATGGCGCCGGTCGGCCCGAAGCCGATGACCACGACCTCGAAATGCTTTTGCTCTGACGTGGCGGACATGGATCGAAACTCGGAGTTGGAAAATGAATCAGGCGGCGTAGCCGACCGCGAGCTGCGCGGCCTTGACATGATCTGCCTTTGGCGGCGCGATGCCCCATTGGTCGGTGCGGCCCGGCGGCCAGACCCAATGCTCCGGTCCGCGCACGACATAGTCGTCGTCGACCTGCAGCACCTCGGCGGTGTATTCGATGACGGTGCCCTGGGGATCGATGAAGTAGGCGAACACGTTGTCGCCGGGGCCGTGGCGGCCGACGCCCCAGGCGATCGGATAACCAGCGTCGATCATGCGGCCGGCGCCGCGCATCACGCCTTCCCAGGTCGGCATCAGGAAGGCGACGTGGTTGAGGCCATCGACCTTGGCCGCGGCGATCACGACCGCATGGTGATCGGAGTTGCAGCGAACGAAGGCCATCGCCGCGGAGCGGTCGGTCAGCTTGAAGCCGAGCGCCTTCTCGTAGAATGCCGCGGAGCGGTCGACATCGGTGCTGTTGAGATTGACGTGGGCGAGCCGCTCCGGAAGCTCGGACTGCCGCGGCTTGGCATCGTGCCTGATGTCGTCATGGACGAAGCGCAGCACACCGCCTTCGGGGCCGCGCAGGCTCATCATCACGCCGCCGTCGGGGGCAGTGTTCGGCGCAGGCGCCGACAGCAGCGTTGCACCTTCATGGATGGCGTTACGCCCGATCGCATCGAAATCGCTGATGTCGGCGAGGCGGAAGGTCACGGCCTTCAGCTCGGTGCGCTTGCTCGGATGCAGCGCCACGACGTGATGATCGCTGCCGGTCGCCCGCAGATAGACCACGCCGTCGGCGTCGGCGACGCGCTCCAATCCCCAGGTCTGGCGATAGAACGCCTCCGAACGCGCGAGATCGGGCGTGCCCAGATCGACGCTGCGCAGAGCCGTGACCGGAAACCGGGTCATGAGCGTGTCCTCCAGCGCGATCCCCGGCGGGGACGCGCGACATTTCTATGCGTGGCCGGCGAGCCGGCTCGATCTGTTTATTACATAAAAAATCGAAATCAAACAGAATTTATAAATTTTATGTTTCGGGGGTAGGCTCTATACAAGTTGCCTGATTCAGAGGAGATCGAGCGTGGATGCGGTGATCGAGGCCGAGGGGCAGGGCCCGTCGACCCAGGCGAGCCATGTGTATGACCGGCTGCGCGAGGACCTGCTGTCCGGCCGGCTCGCGCCGTCGCGCAAGCTGCAGATGCGGTTTTTGACCGAGACCTATCAGACCGGGCAGACGCCGCTGCGCGAGGCGCTCAACCGTCTCACCGCCGACGGGTTGGTCGAGGTGCGTGAGCAGCGCGGCTTCTACGTCAAGGACATCAGCCGCGCCGAGCTCGCCGAGCTGACCAAGACGCGCTGCTGGGTCGAGGCGCTGGCGCTGCGCGAGTCGATGGCGGCGGCGACGCCTGATTGGGAGGAGCAGCTGGTGCTGGCGCAGCATCGCCTCAGCCGCGCGCCGCGCTCGCTCAGCGCGACGACGTTCGAGGACAATCCGGAGTGGGAGAGGCTGCACCGGATCTATCACCGGATCCTGATCTCCAACTGCGGCTCGCAATCGCTGATCGCGTTCTGCGGTCAACTCGCCGACCAGCTCTATCGCTATCGCCGGCTGTCGATCCGCAAGGCGTTTCCATCACGCGCCGTCGGCGACGAGCACGCCGACATCGTCAACGCCGTGCTGAACGCCGACACGGAAGGCGCGGTCGCGCTGCTCACCGCGCACTATCAGCGCACCGCCGACGTGATCCTGCAGGACGAGACGATCTTTCCGGAGCTGCGCAAGAACAAGCAGACGTAAGGTCACGTCGTCGCGGCGAGGAAGAAGTCGACGCGCTTCTCGACATGCGCCTGGGCTTCCTTCTTCAGGGCCCGCATGTCCTCGCCGAGCAGGCTGCGGATCAGCACGGCGAACACGACGAGATCGAGGAAGATCCGTGCGCTGTCCTCGATACGGTCGGCCGAGAATGCGCCCTTGCCGGCGAGGCCTTCGGCGCGGGCCAGCTCGCCGATCGCGTGGCTCACATTGCAGGTGGCGCGCTTGCGGGCCGTATCCTGGATTTCGAGCGTCAGCTCGGGAAAACGCGGATTTTCAGCAATCGCGGTGCGCATCAGGCCGATCGTGTCCTCGACGAAGGCGCGCTCGATCAAGGTCAGCCCGAGGCTGATCAGCCGGGCGCGAAAGGTGCGGCCCTGCGGTACGAGGTTCTCATATTGGGTGTTGCGCGCGGCATGGCGGGCGATCACCGCCGCGAACAGCGCCGCCTTGCTGGGAAAGCGCGCATAGATGGTCGGCTTGCCGGCGCGCGCGGTCTGCGCGATCTCGTCGACGCTCGCGCCCTCGAAGCCATTTGCGAGGAACACCGTCTTTGCCGCGTCGAGAATGCGTTCCTCGACCTCGCCGGCACGTTCGAGCGAAGGCCGCCCCACCTTGCCGCGCGCCGTCTTGGAAGCAACCATTCGATCCGCCATGGCTTTCTTTCTTTCGAGGCTTTCTTTCGAGGCCTTTTTGTTCCCGTCCTTGTTTGGCACAGGGGTCGGGATTGTTCAATCAACGCGGCCGAGGCCGCTGCTCATGCCTGGGTACCAACGCGTTTGACGGAATATCGGCTTGCCCGCGGGGTCTCGAACACTCAGACTGCACAAAACGATTTGGGAGGAAAACCATGGCTGGGAAATTCGTTCATCTGGCGTTGCTCGCCGTCGCCGCCTGCGTCGCGGCCGCGCCGCTCGCTCATGCCGAAACCGTCATCCTGAAGTCCGAGCTCAAGGCCGCCAACGAGGTGCCGCCGAATGCCTCCGCCGCGTCGGGCGCGGCTGAAGCAAGCCTCGATACCGCGACCAGGACGCTGACCTGGAAGGTCACCTATTCGGGCCTCACCGGGCCGGCGATGGGGGCCCATTTCCACGGCCCCAGCGAGCCCGGCAAGAATGCCGGCATCGTGCTGCCGTTCAAGAGCCCTGAAAGCCCGATTAGCGGCTCGGCCGTGATCACGGACGCCCAGGCCGCCGATCTGCTGGCCGGCAAATGGTACGCCAACGTCCACACTCAGGCGAACCCGGGCGGCGAAATTCGCGGCCAGATGACGAGGCAGTGAGGCGCGAGGTCCTGCGGGCTCGCCGTCATGCCGCCAGTTCCGGCTTGGCGGCGCGGCCCGGGACGGCTGACACCCGGCGCACGTCGAGGAACTGCTTGAAGCGGCCGAGCGACAGCGGCGGCGCGACTAGATAACCCTGGCCTTCCTCGACCCCGCAGGCGATCAGCGCATCGACCTGCTCCTGATGCTCGATGCCCTCGGCGACCACGGACATGTCGAGCTCGCGCGCCAGCGCCACCAGCATCTGCACCACCACGATGGCGGACTGGTCGCGGGTGATCGCGTCGACGAAGAACTTGTCGATCTTGAGGATGCGCGCGCCGAGCCGCTGGATATAGGACAGGCCGCTATGGCCGATGCCGACGTCGTCGAGCGCGACGCGGAAGCCGAGCTCGCCGAGCTCCTTTACGACGTCAGTCGCCTTGTCGAGATCGGCAAGCTCCTCGCGCTCGGTGACCTCGAGCACGACCTGGCGGGTGGAGACCGATGACGACGCGACCGTCTTGCGCAGATCGTCGATGAAGCGGTCGCCGAGCAGATGACGCGGGGTGATGTTGACGGACAGCTTGAACAGCTTGTCCTGCTTCATCTCCGGCTGCAGCTCGCGCAAGGCGGTCTTGAGAAGCTGCCAGGTCAGCTTCTCGATGCGGCCGGAGCTCTCGGCCAGCGGGATGAAGCTCATCGGCGGAATCAGCCGGCCATCCGGCTTTTCCCAGCGCGCCAGGATCTCGCAGCCGATGATGTCGCCGGTCTTCAGCCGGAAGGTCGGCTGCACATAGGGCTTGAACTCGTTGGCCGCGAGCGCGCGGTCGAGCTCGGCGACCGGATCCACCGGCCGGCTGAGGTAGCTCGCGAGCAGCAGGCCGAATACGCCGCCCAGCGTGCCGGCGGCGAGCATCGTCAGGAGATAAGCGAGGTCGCGGCGCGCGCTCAGGCTCTGTGGCCGCACATGGATCGTGGCCTGCAGCGGATAGCGGTCGGACACGGTGGTGAAAGCGACGGACTGCGCCGGCGACTTG
Protein-coding sequences here:
- a CDS encoding CHRD domain-containing protein; this translates as MAGKFVHLALLAVAACVAAAPLAHAETVILKSELKAANEVPPNASAASGAAEASLDTATRTLTWKVTYSGLTGPAMGAHFHGPSEPGKNAGIVLPFKSPESPISGSAVITDAQAADLLAGKWYANVHTQANPGGEIRGQMTRQ
- a CDS encoding EAL domain-containing protein, whose product is MLRVGAVVACVGVFLAGADLAVTALIGGQTARQLSELSKVALRRSEAAIDSAGSILNRLIAKGPMDCSAIALQALRLHVYQGTIIKDIRTVDRDGAVQCAAYSETLEFDNGWARRDEMFKSADGELRLFRVEQFTGAAFGVMRDIDAQRSLAAILRIDGNLLDVMPVGLRAESNVTLTLPDGEQVAGYHPDASAKSPAQSVAFTTVSDRYPLQATIHVRPQSLSARRDLAYLLTMLAAGTLGGVFGLLLASYLSRPVDPVAELDRALAANEFKPYVQPTFRLKTGDIIGCEILARWEKPDGRLIPPMSFIPLAESSGRIEKLTWQLLKTALRELQPEMKQDKLFKLSVNITPRHLLGDRFIDDLRKTVASSSVSTRQVVLEVTEREELADLDKATDVVKELGELGFRVALDDVGIGHSGLSYIQRLGARILKIDKFFVDAITRDQSAIVVVQMLVALARELDMSVVAEGIEHQEQVDALIACGVEEGQGYLVAPPLSLGRFKQFLDVRRVSAVPGRAAKPELAA